The Nocardioides campestrisoli genome includes a window with the following:
- a CDS encoding MmcQ/YjbR family DNA-binding protein, translating into MATIEDVRPLGSELERSYEVYVRGRLKFRVKQLVYTAFSLDETVMGFAFPREERAALVAGEPHKFHLPPTSDMRFHWVHAELAALDPGEARELVVDAWRMVVPKKLARAYDLSHPLGPG; encoded by the coding sequence ATGGCGACGATCGAGGACGTCCGGCCGCTCGGCTCGGAGCTGGAGCGCTCGTACGAGGTGTATGTGCGGGGTCGCCTCAAGTTCCGCGTCAAGCAGCTCGTCTACACGGCGTTCTCCCTGGACGAGACCGTGATGGGGTTCGCGTTCCCGAGGGAGGAGCGCGCTGCGCTGGTCGCCGGCGAGCCGCACAAGTTCCACCTTCCCCCGACCTCCGACATGCGCTTCCACTGGGTGCACGCCGAGCTCGCTGCCCTCGACCCGGGCGAGGCCCGGGAGCTGGTCGTGGACGCGTGGCGCATGGTCGTCCCGAAGAAGCTCGCGCGCGCCTACGACCTCTCCCATCCGCTCGGCCCCGGCTGA
- the istA gene encoding IS21 family transposase, whose product MMTVEDWAEIRRLHAQEQMSIRAIARHLGIARDTVTRAVNSPAPPRYVRPKAPSVFDVYEPRVRELLKEFPTMPASVLAERVGWQGSTSWFRKQVAVLRVDYAPRDPADRLEYRPGDQAQCDLWFPPVMIPLGPGQSGAPPVLVIVSSYSRFITATMLPSRTTGDLLAGMWELLLTQLGAVPHRLIWDNEAGIGRRNRYAEGVAGFCGTLATRIVQLKPFDPESKGIVERANRYLETSFLPGRTFTSPADFNTQLTAWLPVANARTVRRLGGRPAELAAIDRAAMLALPPMPPATGFHTRVRLPRDYYVRVAGNDYSVDPTVIGRMVEVHADLSTVQVTCQDQVVANHARSWGTAATITDPAHVDTARRMREDYGRPAAPTGSDLLRDLADYDTAFGVDLPDQGGLDDTNGEVA is encoded by the coding sequence GTGATGACAGTGGAGGACTGGGCTGAGATCCGGCGTCTGCATGCGCAGGAGCAGATGTCGATCCGGGCGATAGCCAGGCATCTGGGGATCGCCCGGGACACGGTCACGAGGGCGGTGAACTCCCCTGCCCCGCCGCGGTACGTCCGACCGAAGGCGCCCTCGGTGTTCGACGTCTACGAGCCGCGGGTGCGGGAACTGTTGAAGGAGTTCCCGACGATGCCGGCCTCAGTGCTGGCCGAACGGGTGGGCTGGCAAGGGTCGACGTCGTGGTTCCGCAAACAGGTCGCGGTGCTGCGGGTCGACTACGCACCCCGCGACCCTGCGGACCGGTTGGAGTACCGGCCCGGCGATCAGGCCCAGTGCGACCTGTGGTTCCCACCGGTCATGATCCCGCTGGGTCCAGGACAATCTGGTGCCCCGCCGGTGCTGGTGATCGTGTCCTCGTATTCCCGGTTCATCACCGCGACCATGCTGCCCTCGCGTACGACCGGTGACCTGCTGGCCGGCATGTGGGAGCTGTTGTTGACCCAGCTCGGTGCGGTGCCGCACAGGTTGATCTGGGACAACGAGGCAGGCATCGGGCGCCGGAACCGCTACGCCGAAGGGGTGGCCGGGTTCTGCGGCACCCTGGCCACCCGGATCGTGCAGCTCAAACCGTTCGACCCTGAGTCCAAGGGGATCGTGGAACGCGCCAATCGCTACCTGGAAACCTCGTTCCTGCCCGGGCGGACCTTCACCAGCCCCGCGGACTTCAACACCCAACTCACCGCCTGGCTCCCGGTCGCCAACGCCCGCACCGTGCGGCGACTCGGGGGCCGCCCCGCCGAGCTGGCAGCGATCGACCGGGCCGCGATGCTGGCTCTGCCCCCGATGCCACCCGCGACCGGGTTCCACACCCGGGTCCGGCTGCCACGCGACTACTACGTCCGGGTCGCCGGCAACGACTACTCCGTCGACCCGACCGTGATCGGACGGATGGTCGAGGTCCATGCCGACCTGTCCACCGTGCAGGTCACCTGCCAGGACCAGGTCGTGGCCAACCATGCCCGCAGCTGGGGCACTGCCGCGACCATCACCGACCCGGCCCACGTGGACACCGCTCGACGGATGCGTGAGGACTACGGGCGTCCGGCGGCACCGACCGGTAGTGACCTGCTGCGCGACCTGGCCGACTACGACACCGCCTTCGGTGTCGACCTGCCCGACCAGGGCGGACTGGACGACACCAACGGCGAGGTGGCCTGA
- a CDS encoding NUDIX hydrolase produces MTGSSPSEQVALYGPDGRPSGEVADRARVRRDNLRHAATHVVVRNSDGLVYVHRRTATKDLYPGLYDFTAGGVLQAGEDPLLSATREVEEELGVSGARLVPLFEADYADDRARFHAYCYECLWDGPIRWQPAEVAWGQWVTPERLLEMLDELEFMPDAVANMRPWLESLRQR; encoded by the coding sequence GTGACAGGTTCTTCCCCGAGCGAGCAGGTCGCCCTGTACGGGCCGGACGGTCGGCCGTCCGGCGAGGTGGCCGACCGGGCCCGGGTGCGACGCGACAACCTGCGCCATGCCGCCACCCACGTGGTGGTGCGCAACTCCGACGGACTGGTCTACGTCCATCGCCGCACGGCGACCAAGGACCTCTATCCCGGCCTCTACGACTTCACCGCGGGTGGCGTGCTCCAGGCGGGCGAGGATCCGCTCCTGTCCGCGACCCGGGAGGTCGAGGAGGAGCTGGGGGTCTCGGGCGCGCGGCTGGTGCCGCTCTTCGAGGCGGACTACGCGGACGACCGGGCCAGGTTCCACGCCTACTGCTACGAGTGCCTCTGGGACGGCCCGATCCGCTGGCAGCCCGCGGAGGTCGCGTGGGGCCAGTGGGTGACCCCGGAGCGGCTGCTGGAGATGCTCGACGAGCTGGAGTTCATGCCTGACGCCGTCGCCAACATGCGACCCTGGCTGGAGTCCCTGCGACAGCGTTGA
- a CDS encoding inositol monophosphatase family protein: MGLTDVEVAISAARAGADVVARNYGSEHVRFAKTSTDFATETDIAAEEVIVGVLQRHRPADARTGEESGDSGSRTASRRWLIDPLCGTLNFAATTPLLAVNVALIQNGRNVAAAVADPIAGELFWTDGSRTLVRRSDGTEQALEPSPASALLEINCDGPLDRPFVGGQLVHDRRVRAAYGPRVISSTLGVAWVAAGRRASYISDGSFRNNVHFAAGIAIAEAAGCVVTDLAGDPLHTGRGLVISADPTTHVQVLALVQPHLSALVTGV, encoded by the coding sequence ATGGGGCTGACCGACGTCGAGGTCGCGATCTCGGCGGCCCGGGCAGGCGCCGACGTGGTGGCGCGCAACTACGGATCCGAGCACGTGCGTTTCGCGAAGACTTCCACCGACTTCGCCACCGAGACCGACATCGCCGCGGAAGAGGTGATCGTCGGAGTTCTGCAGAGGCATCGCCCGGCCGACGCCCGCACCGGCGAGGAGTCGGGCGATTCCGGATCGCGCACGGCGTCGCGGCGGTGGCTCATCGATCCGCTCTGCGGCACGTTGAACTTCGCGGCCACCACGCCTCTCCTGGCGGTCAACGTCGCCCTCATCCAGAACGGTAGGAACGTCGCCGCCGCCGTTGCCGATCCGATAGCCGGCGAGCTGTTCTGGACCGATGGGTCCCGCACACTCGTCCGCCGCAGTGACGGCACAGAACAAGCCCTCGAGCCGAGTCCGGCTTCCGCCCTGCTCGAGATCAACTGCGACGGACCGTTGGATCGACCATTCGTTGGCGGCCAGCTCGTCCACGATCGCCGGGTTCGAGCCGCCTACGGCCCCAGGGTCATCTCGTCGACGCTGGGTGTCGCCTGGGTCGCCGCAGGTCGCAGAGCCTCCTACATCTCAGACGGCTCATTCCGGAACAACGTCCACTTCGCCGCGGGAATCGCGATAGCTGAGGCCGCCGGCTGCGTCGTCACGGATCTCGCGGGCGACCCACTGCACACGGGGCGCGGTCTCGTCATCTCGGCGGACCCGACCACGCACGTGCAGGTTCTGGCCCTGGTGCAGCCGCACTTGTCGGCCCTCGTCACCGGAGTCTGA